The Erinaceus europaeus chromosome 16, mEriEur2.1, whole genome shotgun sequence genome includes a window with the following:
- the LOC103126359 gene encoding olfactory receptor 4N2 yields MERENSTVVAEFILLGLTRSREIQLLVFVLVSIFYLIILPGNFLIIFTIRSDPGLSAPLYFFLGNLAFLDASYSFIVAPRMLVDFLSEKKVISYRGCITQLFFLHFLGGGEGLLLVVMAFDRYIAICRPLHYSTVMSPRACYVLLLSLWFGGFLHSIIQVALILRLPFCGPNQLDNFFCDVPQVIKLACTDTFVVELLMVFNSGLMTLLCFLGLLASYAVILCRVRGSSSEGKSKAISTCTTHIIVIFLMFGPGIFIYTRPFRAFPADKVVSLFHTVIFPLLNPVIYTLRNQEVKASMRKLFNQHIS; encoded by the coding sequence atggagagagagaacagcacagtGGTAGCTGAATTCATCCTGCTTGGTCTCACTCGGTCTCGAGAAATTCAACTCCTCGTCTTTGTGCTTGTTTCAATTTTCTACCTCATCATCCTCCCTGGAAATTTCCTCATCATCTTCACTATCAGATCAGACCCTGGCCTCTCAGcccctctctacttctttctgggAAACTTGGCCTTCCTGGATGCATCCTACTCCTTCATCGTGGCTCCCAGGATGCTGGTGGACTTCCTCTCTGAGAAGAAGGTGATCTCCTACAGAGGCTGCATCACTCAGCTCTTTTTCTTGCACTTcctgggaggaggagaagggttgCTGCTTGTTGTGATGGCCTTTGACCGCTACATTGCCATTTGCCGGCCTCTACACTACTCAACTGTCATGAGTCCTCGAGCCTGCTATGTCTTGCTGCTGTCTCTGTGGTTTGGAGGCTTTCTCCACTCCATTATCCAGGTGGCCCTCATTCTCCGCTTGCCCTTTTGTGGCCCAAACCAACTGGATAACTTCTTCTGTGATGTGCCGCAGGTCATCAAACTGGCCTGCACAGACACCTTTGTGGTGGAACTCCTAATGGTCTTCAACAGTGGCCTGATGACCCTTCTTTGCTTCCTGGGCCTTCTGGCCTCCTATGCTGTCATCTTGTGCCGTGTACGAGGATCTTCCTCTGAGGGGAAGAGCAAAGCTATTTCTACATGCACTACCCACATCATTGTTATTTTTCTCATGTTTGGTCCTGGCATCTTCATCTACACTCGCCCCTTCAGGGCCTTCCCAGCTGACAAGgtggtttctctctttcacacCGTGATCTTTCCTCTGTTGAATCCTGTGATTTACACCCTTCGCAACCAGGAAGTGAAAGCTTCCATGAGAAAGTTGTTTAATCAGCACATATCCTAA